A region of Porites lutea chromosome 13, jaPorLute2.1, whole genome shotgun sequence DNA encodes the following proteins:
- the LOC140922667 gene encoding monoglyceride lipase-like codes for MQIVSEEGSFKNADGRKIFTKYWKPSNKKPRAMVFICHGYGEHCSRYERLGNALAEQGYLAFSQDHAGHGQSEGERVQISDFSIYVRDVFKHIDQVTADNTGIPIFMFGHSMGGTIAVLSVMERPYFFAGAIFSAPSIKVEANPCTVCVGRIVSWIMPSYQIRPPIDPSLLSQDPTQVEKYANDSLNWHEGMKVRWVGAILDAMNEIQRNLSKLTTPYLLVHGDGDQLVKIDGSRYLHENSLSNDKTFKVYKNGRHELLNEVEETASVVYKDILDWIQQKLP; via the exons ATGCAAATCGTTTCAGAAGAAGGATCGTTCAAGAACGCAGATGGAAGGAAAATTTTTACCAAATATTGGAAACCAAGCAACAAGAAACCCAG AGCAATGGTCTTTATCTGCCATGGATATGGAGAGCATTGTTCACGCTACGAGAGGCTTGGAAATGCTTTAGCTGAACAAGGCTACCTCGCCTTCAGTCAAGATCACG CTGGTCATGGTCAGAGTGAAGGAGAAAGAGTCCAAATATCAGATTTTTCCATTTACGTCAGAGATGTTTTTAAACATATTGACCAAGTCACAGCAGACAACACAGGCATACCAATATTTATGTTTGGCCACTCAATG GGTGGTACAATAGCTGTTCTCAGTGTTATGGAAAGACCTTATTTCTTTGCGGGTGCGATTTTTAGTGCACCAAGCATAAAAGTGGAAGCCAATCCTTGCACG GTTTGTGTAGGAAGAATAGTATCGTGGATAATGCCCTCGTACCAGATCAGGCCACCGATTGATCCATCACTCTTAAGCCAGGATCCTACACAG GTTGAAAAGTATGCCAATGATAGCCTAAACTGGCATGAGGGAATGAAAGTGAGATGGGTCGGAGCTATATTAGACGCAATGAATGAAATCCAGAGGAACTTGTCAAAGCTTACAACACCTTATCTACTTGTCCATGGTGATGGAGATCAATTAGTGAAGATTGACGGTTCACGTTACTTACATGAGAATTCCCTAAGTAACGACAAGACATTTAAG GTGTACAAAAATGGACGCCATGAACTGTTGAATGAGGTGGAAGAAACTGCGAGCGTGGTTTACAAGGACATTCTTGACTGGATTCAGCAAAAGCTACCTTGA